From the Serratia nematodiphila DZ0503SBS1 genome, one window contains:
- the rsmC gene encoding 16S rRNA (guanine(1207)-N(2))-methyltransferase RsmC — MSALTPASEVMLRHSDEFIERRVLFAGDLQDSLPAQFEAADVRVHTQQYHHWQLLNRTMGDNVQFGLTVDPAFVADCDTLVYYWPKSKQEAQFQLCNLLALLPVGADVFVVGENRSGVRSAEPTLEGHVTLVKIDSARRCGLYHGRLDAQTEFDLNEWWDSYQLHDLEVKTLPGVFSRDGLDVGSSLLLSTLEKHMKGKVLDIGCGAGVMASVMAKLSPKVKLTLSDVNAAAVESSRATLAANGIEGEVIVSNVYSDITGRFDMIISNPPFHDGLQTSLTAAETLIRGAVKHLPIGGQLRIVANAFLPYPDILDATFGSHEVLAQNGRFKVYQATVGRPPRAPKKK; from the coding sequence ATGTCTGCATTAACCCCCGCCAGTGAAGTCATGCTGCGCCACAGTGATGAATTTATCGAACGCCGCGTGCTGTTTGCCGGCGACCTGCAGGACAGCCTGCCGGCCCAATTCGAGGCCGCGGACGTGCGCGTCCACACTCAGCAATACCATCACTGGCAGTTACTGAACCGGACGATGGGCGATAACGTGCAGTTCGGTTTGACCGTCGATCCCGCTTTCGTCGCCGACTGCGACACGCTGGTTTACTACTGGCCGAAGAGCAAGCAGGAAGCGCAATTCCAGCTGTGCAACCTGCTGGCGCTGCTGCCGGTGGGCGCGGACGTGTTCGTGGTCGGTGAAAACCGCAGCGGCGTGCGCAGCGCCGAGCCAACGCTGGAAGGCCACGTCACGCTGGTGAAAATCGACAGCGCGCGCCGCTGCGGCCTGTATCACGGCCGCCTGGACGCGCAGACCGAGTTCGACCTGAACGAGTGGTGGGACAGCTATCAGCTGCACGATCTGGAAGTGAAAACGCTGCCGGGCGTGTTCAGCCGCGACGGCCTGGACGTCGGCAGCTCGCTGCTGCTGTCGACGCTGGAAAAACACATGAAAGGCAAGGTGCTGGACATCGGCTGCGGCGCCGGCGTCATGGCCTCGGTGATGGCCAAGCTGTCGCCGAAGGTGAAACTGACCCTCAGCGACGTCAATGCCGCCGCGGTGGAATCCAGCCGCGCAACGCTGGCCGCCAACGGCATCGAAGGCGAAGTGATCGTCAGCAACGTTTACTCCGATATCACCGGCCGTTTCGACATGATCATCTCCAACCCGCCGTTCCACGACGGGCTGCAGACCAGCCTGACCGCTGCCGAAACGCTGATCCGCGGCGCGGTGAAGCACCTGCCGATCGGCGGCCAGTTGCGCATCGTCGCCAACGCCTTCCTGCCCTACCCGGACATTCTGGACGCCACCTTCGGCAGCCACGAAGTGCTGGCGCAAAACGGCCGCTTCAAGGTGTACCAGGCGACCGTCGGCCGCCCGCCGCGCGCGCCGAAGAAAAAATAA
- a CDS encoding DNA polymerase III subunit psi, whose translation MASKRDWLLQQLGITQWTLRRPGVLQGEVAVSLPPEARLLVVAQTLPAPDDPLFCDVLRSLGLTPAQTYSLTPEQVAMLPAETACNSWRLGVAEPLAVAGAQLHSPALAELSQDAGAKRALWQQICHHEHDFYPDGGRPGHGLQH comes from the coding sequence ATGGCATCAAAACGCGACTGGCTGTTACAACAACTGGGTATTACGCAGTGGACATTGCGCCGCCCGGGCGTGTTGCAGGGCGAAGTGGCGGTCAGTCTGCCACCCGAGGCGCGCCTGCTGGTGGTGGCGCAGACGCTGCCGGCGCCCGACGATCCGCTGTTTTGCGACGTGCTGCGCAGCCTGGGGCTGACGCCGGCGCAAACCTACAGCCTGACGCCGGAACAGGTGGCGATGCTGCCTGCAGAGACCGCATGCAACAGTTGGCGGCTGGGCGTGGCGGAACCGCTCGCGGTCGCCGGCGCGCAGCTACACAGCCCGGCGCTGGCCGAGCTTTCCCAAGACGCGGGGGCCAAACGCGCCCTCTGGCAGCAGATTTGTCATCATGAACACGATTTCTACCCTGACGGCGGCCGACCTGGCCACGGCCTTCAACATTGA
- the rimI gene encoding ribosomal protein S18-alanine N-acetyltransferase, which translates to MNTISTLTAADLATAFNIEQASHAFPWTETTFASNQGDRYLNLKLSADGEMAGFAITQIVLDEATLFNIAIHPQHQRRGFGRLLLNALIEQLESRGVVTLWLEVRASNQAAIALYEDLGFNEVTVRRNYYPSAHGREDAIVMALPLA; encoded by the coding sequence ATGAACACGATTTCTACCCTGACGGCGGCCGACCTGGCCACGGCCTTCAACATTGAGCAAGCCAGCCACGCTTTCCCCTGGACGGAAACCACCTTCGCCAGCAATCAGGGCGATCGCTACCTTAACCTGAAGCTGAGCGCCGATGGGGAGATGGCGGGTTTCGCCATCACGCAGATCGTGCTGGACGAAGCCACGCTGTTCAACATCGCCATTCATCCGCAGCACCAGCGCCGGGGCTTTGGCCGCCTGCTGCTCAACGCGTTGATCGAACAGCTGGAGAGCCGCGGCGTGGTCACGCTGTGGCTGGAGGTGCGCGCCTCCAACCAGGCGGCGATCGCGCTGTATGAAGATCTCGGTTTCAACGAAGTCACCGTGCGCCGCAATTATTACCCGAGCGCCCACGGCCGCGAAGACGCGATCGTGATGGCGCTGCCGCTGGCGTAA
- the prfC gene encoding peptide chain release factor 3 — protein sequence MSPSEFAREVSKRRTFAIISHPDAGKTTITEKVLLFGQAIQTAGTVKGRGSSQHAKSDWMEMEKQRGISITTSVMQFPYRDSLVNLLDTPGHEDFSEDTYRTLTAVDCCLMVIDAAKGVEDRTRKLMEVTRLRDTPILTFMNKLDRDIRDPMEVMDEVERELKIACSPITWPIGCGKLFKGVYHLYKDETYLYQTGKGHTIQEVRIVKGLNNPELDAAVGEDLAAQLRDELELVQGASHEFDQEAFLSGELTPVFFGTALGNFGVDHMLDGLVAWAPAPMPRKTDTREVTAAEEKFTGFVFKIQANMDPKHRDRVAFMRVVSGRYEKGMKLRQVRTGKDVVISDALTFMAGDRSHVEEAYPGDIIGLHNHGTIQIGDTFTQGEDMKFTGIPNFAPELFRRIRLRDPLKQKQLLKGLVQLSEEGAVQVFRPIANNDLIVGAVGVLQFDVVVARLKSEYNVEALYESVNVSTARWVECDDVKKFEEFKRKNEINLALDGGDNLSYIAPTMVNLNLTQERYPDVTFRKTREH from the coding sequence ATGTCTCCTAGTGAATTTGCCCGCGAAGTCTCCAAAAGAAGAACTTTCGCCATCATCTCGCACCCCGATGCCGGTAAAACCACCATTACCGAAAAAGTGCTGCTGTTCGGACAGGCGATCCAGACCGCCGGTACGGTAAAAGGCCGCGGCTCCAGCCAGCACGCCAAATCCGACTGGATGGAAATGGAAAAGCAGCGCGGGATCTCGATCACCACCTCGGTGATGCAGTTCCCGTACCGTGACAGCCTGGTCAACCTGCTGGATACCCCGGGGCACGAAGACTTCTCCGAAGATACGTATCGCACCCTGACCGCGGTCGACTGTTGTCTGATGGTGATCGACGCCGCCAAGGGCGTTGAGGATCGCACCCGCAAGCTGATGGAAGTCACCCGCCTGCGCGACACGCCGATCCTGACCTTCATGAACAAGCTGGACCGCGACATTCGCGATCCGATGGAAGTGATGGATGAAGTTGAGCGCGAACTGAAGATCGCCTGCTCGCCCATCACCTGGCCGATCGGCTGCGGCAAGCTGTTCAAGGGCGTTTACCACCTGTACAAGGATGAAACCTACCTGTACCAGACCGGTAAAGGCCACACCATTCAGGAAGTGCGCATCGTCAAGGGCCTGAACAACCCAGAGCTGGATGCGGCGGTGGGCGAAGATCTGGCGGCGCAGCTGCGCGATGAGCTGGAGCTGGTGCAGGGCGCTTCTCACGAGTTCGATCAGGAAGCTTTCCTGAGCGGCGAGCTGACGCCGGTGTTCTTCGGTACCGCACTCGGCAACTTCGGCGTGGATCATATGCTGGACGGCCTGGTGGCCTGGGCGCCGGCGCCGATGCCGCGCAAAACCGACACCCGCGAAGTGACGGCGGCGGAAGAGAAATTCACCGGCTTCGTGTTCAAGATCCAGGCCAACATGGATCCGAAGCACCGCGACCGCGTGGCCTTTATGCGCGTGGTGTCCGGCCGTTATGAGAAGGGCATGAAGCTGCGCCAGGTGCGCACCGGCAAAGACGTGGTGATCTCCGACGCGCTGACCTTTATGGCCGGCGACCGTTCGCACGTGGAAGAAGCCTACCCGGGCGACATTATCGGTCTGCACAACCATGGCACCATTCAGATCGGCGATACCTTCACCCAGGGTGAAGACATGAAGTTCACCGGCATTCCGAACTTCGCGCCGGAACTGTTCCGCCGCATTCGCCTGCGCGATCCGCTGAAGCAGAAACAGTTGCTGAAGGGGCTGGTGCAGCTGTCCGAAGAGGGCGCGGTGCAGGTGTTCCGCCCGATCGCCAACAACGATCTGATCGTCGGCGCGGTCGGCGTGCTGCAGTTCGACGTGGTGGTGGCGCGCTTGAAGAGCGAGTACAACGTGGAAGCGCTGTATGAATCGGTCAACGTGTCGACCGCGCGCTGGGTCGAGTGCGACGACGTGAAGAAGTTCGAAGAGTTCAAGCGCAAGAACGAGATCAACCTGGCGCTGGACGGCGGGGACAACCTGTCCTACATCGCGCCGACCATGGTGAACCTCAACCTGACGCAGGAACGCTATCCTGACGTGACCTTCCGCAAAACCCGCGAACACTGA
- the osmY gene encoding molecular chaperone OsmY — translation MKKTKFAHSLMAVVLGSALVSGTALAEDSLLNKASNAADSAGAKIDSSMKKVDGYMDDSAITAKVKSALVDDKTIKSTDISVKTEKGTVILSGFVGSQAQAEHAVAVAGKVEGVKTVSDKLHVKDEANQSIKSYAGDTATTSELKAKLLADDIVPSRNVKVETTDGVVQLSGEVKTQAQSERAESIAKAIDGVKSVKNDLVVKP, via the coding sequence ATGAAAAAGACCAAATTTGCACACTCGCTGATGGCTGTTGTTTTGGGTTCTGCTTTGGTGAGCGGCACTGCGCTGGCCGAAGACAGTCTGCTCAACAAGGCGTCTAACGCCGCGGACAGTGCCGGTGCCAAAATCGATAGCTCCATGAAAAAAGTTGACGGTTACATGGATGACAGCGCGATAACGGCTAAAGTTAAAAGTGCGTTGGTGGACGATAAAACCATCAAAAGCACTGACATTTCGGTGAAAACCGAAAAAGGCACCGTGATCCTGAGCGGGTTTGTCGGCAGCCAGGCGCAGGCGGAGCATGCGGTTGCGGTTGCCGGTAAGGTGGAAGGCGTCAAAACCGTCAGCGACAAGCTGCACGTGAAAGATGAAGCCAACCAGTCGATCAAATCGTATGCCGGCGACACCGCCACCACCAGCGAGCTGAAAGCCAAGCTGCTGGCCGATGACATCGTGCCGTCGCGCAATGTGAAAGTGGAAACCACCGATGGCGTGGTGCAGCTTTCCGGTGAGGTGAAAACGCAGGCGCAGTCTGAGCGTGCCGAAAGCATCGCCAAGGCTATCGACGGCGTGAAAAGCGTGAAAAACGACCTGGTGGTCAAGCCGTAA
- a CDS encoding DUF1328 domain-containing protein, with translation MFRWGIIFLVIALIAAALGFGSLAGTAAWAAKVVFVVGIILFLVSLFTGRRRP, from the coding sequence ATGTTTCGTTGGGGCATTATCTTTTTAGTCATCGCGCTTATCGCTGCGGCACTGGGGTTCGGTTCGCTGGCGGGCACCGCCGCCTGGGCCGCCAAAGTCGTGTTCGTTGTCGGCATCATCCTGTTCCTGGTCAGCCTGTTCACCGGCCGTCGGCGCCCTTAG
- a CDS encoding CsbD family protein gives MNSDIIVGRWKQLKGQVWQAWAEWSGSDGAWLAGSNDFLVGVLQEDYGRERDAVSSEKTSH, from the coding sequence ATGAACAGCGACATCATCGTCGGGCGCTGGAAACAGCTGAAAGGTCAGGTATGGCAGGCGTGGGCCGAATGGTCCGGCAGCGATGGTGCCTGGTTGGCCGGCAGCAATGATTTCCTCGTCGGCGTGCTGCAAGAGGATTACGGAAGAGAGCGAGACGCGGTATCCT